A window of Variovorax sp. HW608 genomic DNA:
GAGCGCGGAATGCTCTGGGCGGCACGCTGACACAAGCCCGACGCCCCATACCCACCCAACCCATGACTTCTTCCACGCCCCTCTACAAGGACCCCGCGCAGCCGCTGGCGGCGCGCGTGGACGACCTGCTCGCACGCATGACGCTCGAGGAAAAGATCGCCCAGATGCACGCCTTCTGGCTGATCCTGTCCGAAAGCGGTGAACACCGCGTGCGTCCCGGCGAGGCTTTCGTCGTTGCCAGCGATGCCGAATCGGTGCTGCGGCGCCTGGCCCACGGGATCGGGCAGATCACCCGGCCCCTGGGCACGCGCAGTGTCGAGGCCGGCAGCGGTTTGCGCGCGCTCAACAAACTGCAGCGCTATCTGCGAAACGAGACCCGCCTGGGCATTCCCGCGATCTCGCATGAAGAGTGCCTCGCCGGGATGATGACCCGCGAAGGCACGCTGTTCCCGTCGCCGCTGGCCCTCGGCGCCACCTGGAATCCCGCACTCGTGGAGCGGGTGGCCGAGAAGATCGGCTTCGAATGCCGGGAATTGGGATGCCAGCAAGGGCTGGCGCCCGTCCTCGATGTGTCGCGCGATGTGCGGTGGGGACGCACGGAAGAGACCTTCGGCGAAGACCCGTATCTCGTCGGCGTCATGGCGACGCGCTACGTCCGCGGCATCCAGGGCCCTCGGCGCGACGTGCTGGCGACGCTGAAGCACTACGTGGGTCATTCGTTCAGTGAGGGCGCACGCAACCATGCCCCGGTGCACCTCGGCTGGCGCGAGCTGAACGACGTGTTCCTGCTTCCGTTCGAGATGGCCGTGAAGCAGGCGAACGCGGGCTCGGTGATGCCGGCCTACCACGACATCGACGGCGAGCCGGCCCACTGCTCTTACCACCTGCTGACCGAGGTGCTGCGCGAGCAATGGGGCTTCGACGGCCTGGTGGTGGCCGACTATGTGGGCGTGAGCCTGCTCTACCAGCACCACGCGGTGGCGGCCGATGCGGCCGAGGCGGCGGCGCTGGCTTTCAACGCCGGGCTGGATGTCGAACTGCCCGCGGACGATTGCGCGCAGCACCTCGCCGCAGCGATCGAGCGCGGCCTGATCTCGATGGCGACCGTCGATCGCATCGTCTCTCGCGTCCTCACGGAGAAGTTTCGCCTGGGGCTGTTCGAGAAGACCTTCGAGGACGCCCCGGCGCCACCCGCGCTGCGCACGCCCGACGTCGTTGCAACGGCTCTGGAAGCAGCGCGCCAGGCGATCGTGGTGCTGGAGAACCGGAATGGCGTGCTGCCGCTCAGTCCTTCCGGCGCGCCCCGCCTCGCGGTCATCGGCCCGACGGCCGACGATCCATTGGCCATGCTCAGCGGCTACAGCTACCCCGCCCACGTCGTCCTCCACAACCAGGTCGAAGACACGCGGCACATCGTGACGCCGCTGCAGGGCCTGCAGGCGATCTATGGCGCAGACCGCGTGCGCTACGCGAAGGGCTGTTCGATCATCGAAGTCCGCCAAAAGGGCGCGCCGGTGTTCCCGGGCGATGTACGCGCAGGGGCGGTCAAGCCCACCTCGCCCGTTTCGCTTCGCACCGATCGGATTCCCGAGGCTGTCGAAGCCGCCCGCAATGCGGATGTCGCCTTCGTCTTCGTCGGCGACCTCGCCGGCCTTTTCCAAACCGGCACGATCGGCGAAGGCTCCGATGCCGACTCGCTCGACCTGCCCGGTGTGCAGCAGCA
This region includes:
- a CDS encoding glycoside hydrolase family 3 N-terminal domain-containing protein, translated to MTSSTPLYKDPAQPLAARVDDLLARMTLEEKIAQMHAFWLILSESGEHRVRPGEAFVVASDAESVLRRLAHGIGQITRPLGTRSVEAGSGLRALNKLQRYLRNETRLGIPAISHEECLAGMMTREGTLFPSPLALGATWNPALVERVAEKIGFECRELGCQQGLAPVLDVSRDVRWGRTEETFGEDPYLVGVMATRYVRGIQGPRRDVLATLKHYVGHSFSEGARNHAPVHLGWRELNDVFLLPFEMAVKQANAGSVMPAYHDIDGEPAHCSYHLLTEVLREQWGFDGLVVADYVGVSLLYQHHAVAADAAEAAALAFNAGLDVELPADDCAQHLAAAIERGLISMATVDRIVSRVLTEKFRLGLFEKTFEDAPAPPALRTPDVVATALEAARQAIVVLENRNGVLPLSPSGAPRLAVIGPTADDPLAMLSGYSYPAHVVLHNQVEDTRHIVTPLQGLQAIYGADRVRYAKGCSIIEVRQKGAPVFPGDVRAGAVKPTSPVSLRTDRIPEAVEAARNADVAFVFVGDLAGLFQTGTIGEGSDADSLDLPGVQQQLLQAVVDTGTPTVVVLTSGRPYNLGGLEDRIAAFVMAFSGGQQGGTAIADVLSGRAEATGRLTVSVPHNVGAMPYYYNHKFKSGGTPIALHFGSRYPFGHGLGYTRFEYRNLEVSPSPIPIEDGEIVLSFDLANTGPRKGVEIPQLYVRDRLASVVRPVRELKAFGRLELSAGEVARVSFRVPVDMLAFTGMAGKRIIEPGKFELAIGASSADIRLRAEVDVGGSTRTLEKSWRMESSCEIHPLPPSPLP